The Vibrio sp. 10N DNA window GACGCTGAGTGAAGTGCCCTGTTTCATGACCATACCCTATACTGGCTTCAGCTAATCACAGTGATTGAGAAGCTTAAGTTTCTGAATCACAAAGTAGATACAACATTGACTACTATTAAGTAAGGGTCGACGATGACAATCCAAAATCGCCTAGAAGAAAGTGTAAAAAACCTAAACACTGTACTTGAAGAGCAAAAGCAACTTCTTGCTGAGCACAAAGCGAACCAAAACTACGCTGAGCGCCTACAAAACCTGCTTACTCCAACAGATGAACTAAGCACTAAAGGTGATGACCTATACATCGGTGGCTGTAAAGCAACTGATCTAATCGAACAATACGGCAGCCCGCTATTCGTACTAAGCGAAGACACTCTACGTGGCAACCTACGTCGCGTTAAAGCAGCATTCGGTTCAAACTGGCCAAAGCCTGTGAACGTAATGTTCGCTATCAAATCAAACACTAACTACGCTGTTCGTGCTATCTGTAACGAAGAAGGCGTTGGTGGTGACTGTTTCGGTCCTGGTGAAGTTGAAGCAACTCACATCGCAGGTGCGGATCCAAAAACTATCGCACTTAACGGTACAGTTAAGCCTGAACTAGCTATCCGCAAAGCGATTGAGTACGGCTACGCAATCCACCTAGACTCTTACGAAGAAATTGAAATCGTAGAGCGCATTGCTGCAGAAGTTAAGCCAAAAGAAAAAGTACGTATCGCGGTACGTCTAAAAGTTATCCCTGAAGATTTCTTCAACGACTTCGAACCAGATGCATACCCGTTCCCTAACTTCATCGGCGCGATGAAGTGGATCAAGTTCGGTCTACTAAAAGAAGAAGCGAAGAAAATCGTTAACCGCGTTAAAGAAATCGATGCATTCGAATTCTACGGTTTCCACACTCACCTAGGTCGTTTCTCTAAGCAACCTGAAGGTTGGGATGCACTATACCGTGAGTACGCACGCAATGTTATCGAGATCTCTCGTGAATGTGGCGTTCAACCATTCCAAATCGACCTTGGCGGCGGTTGGCCACGCGAGCGTGAGCCAGAGTGTCGTAGCGTTGAGCACATGATGAACCCGAACACAATCGAAGACTACGCGTCTATCGTATGTAAGGGCATGCTAGAAGAGTTCAACAAAGAAGGCTTCGAGATCCCACAACTATGGCTAGAGCCTGGTCGTTACATCGCAGGTAACATCGGTACACTACTAACGTCTGTATACGTAGTAAAAGATGACCAAGAGATGGACTACACCTACACAATGGTTGACGCGTCTACTTACCTAGCAACGCTAGTTGAGTCTCAAGAGTCTAAGAACCCTGTTCTACCAGCGAACAAGATGACTCAGCCTCTTCAAGAGAAGACGACTGAAGTAGCGGGTCCAATCTGTATCCCATCTATCTGGGAAAGCGGTGCACGCATGCCAGCTCTAGAGCCAAAAGACGTTCTAGCTATCATGGATGTAGGTCACTACGCAGAATCTCAGGCGAGCCAGTTCAACTCTCTTCCTCGTCCTGCAACTGTACTAGTTAAAGACGGCGAAGCTGAGCTAATCAAGCGCGCTGAAACTGTGGAAGACGTATTTGCTACGCAAATCCTTCCAGAGCGTTTCAAAAAAGCAAAAGCAGAACTTGAGAAGCAGCGTAAAGCCTAATTCTTAAGGCTTCTGGACGGACAAAAGCCTCTCAATTGAGAGGCTTTTTCGTATCTGCCACCTAGATAATCACACCGATAGATAAGTAACAAAAAAGCGAAACAGTTTCCTGCTCCGCTTTTCTATAATCTCTCTCTAACAGCGACGACTGTTAATCAAGTAGCTTGCGCGCCGCTTCCACAACAACGCGAATAGAACGCGTCTCTGCTTGTTTCAACGTATCGTGATCCGGTGTCTCTTTTTGCGTACGGTTGATGATTACGCCCG harbors:
- a CDS encoding diaminopimelate decarboxylase family protein; its protein translation is MTIQNRLEESVKNLNTVLEEQKQLLAEHKANQNYAERLQNLLTPTDELSTKGDDLYIGGCKATDLIEQYGSPLFVLSEDTLRGNLRRVKAAFGSNWPKPVNVMFAIKSNTNYAVRAICNEEGVGGDCFGPGEVEATHIAGADPKTIALNGTVKPELAIRKAIEYGYAIHLDSYEEIEIVERIAAEVKPKEKVRIAVRLKVIPEDFFNDFEPDAYPFPNFIGAMKWIKFGLLKEEAKKIVNRVKEIDAFEFYGFHTHLGRFSKQPEGWDALYREYARNVIEISRECGVQPFQIDLGGGWPREREPECRSVEHMMNPNTIEDYASIVCKGMLEEFNKEGFEIPQLWLEPGRYIAGNIGTLLTSVYVVKDDQEMDYTYTMVDASTYLATLVESQESKNPVLPANKMTQPLQEKTTEVAGPICIPSIWESGARMPALEPKDVLAIMDVGHYAESQASQFNSLPRPATVLVKDGEAELIKRAETVEDVFATQILPERFKKAKAELEKQRKA